A segment of the candidate division KSB1 bacterium genome:
ATACATTTAGCAATAAATTCTTAGTTAGCTTTAAGCTTCGCGGCGTCGAATCTCGCAAAAACGGGAATGATACAGTTGTGGGCGGGATGGGCGGTTTATTTGCGAACAACCAGAGTTATCTCTCCTATGGCCCTGAAGTCAGTTACATAATAAATGAAACTTTTGGAATTTCAGCGGGAATCGAAAGCGCCACCCGAGCTGAAAACGTACTGTCTGCACCGGCATTTTCATTTGGAGTTTTTGTTAGGAGATAGCATGGTGTAACGCAAACGTCTCGTTTGCGCCTCAATCGAGTCGCTTGGGTTTTTAGATGTTATTGAATTTTTTTATTTGTAACGCAAACCTCCGGGTTTGCGAAGTTCTCAATCGAAGACGATTGAGTTACAAATTTTTTGATAGGAGATAAAAGTATGGCAGCGATTAAAATTCCAAAAGCCTGGGAAATCGCAGAACAAAATGCTACTCCCGAAGATGTTTACCTTAACCGGCGGCAATTTATCAAGAAATTGGGTTATTCAGGTTTGGGCGCCTGGGGCTTGGCCATGGGCTGCTTTAATAATTCCCCGGAAGCCGGCGCACAAGATACCAGCGGCGAAGTTCGCAGAAGCATCCCCAGGCCAAGTCCGCCGTATCCCGTGTCTGGAAATTCTAAATATACTGTCGATCGACCCATCACAACGGAAGAGATCGCTGCTTCTTATAACAATTTTTACGAGTTTACAACAGATAAAGGTAGAGTCTGGAGACTTGCAGAGAAGTTTGAAACGCGGCCATGGGAAATCGAGGTCACAGGGCACGTTCATAAAAAACGCACTTTTGATATCGATGATTTAATTAAACTCTTTCCTTTAGAAGAACGCGTTTACCGTTTTCGCTGTGTGGAAGCCTGGTCGATGACCGTGCCCTGGATCGGTTTCCCCTTCAAGAAGTTCATCGACGAAGTGCAACCAACTTCAAATGCGAAGTATGTTCGCATGGTTACTTTCTTGCGCCCCGAGCAAGCGATCGGCCAAAAAACTCAAAGTTGGTATCCCTGGCCGTATTACGAAGGCCTGACCATGGCAGAAGCGATGAACGAGCTGACGATGATGGTTACAGGAATCTACGGACATGCGCTGCCGACTCAGCACGGTGCCCCAATTAGATGTATTACGCCGTGGAAGTACGGTTATAAAAGTATAAAATCG
Coding sequences within it:
- the msrP gene encoding protein-methionine-sulfoxide reductase catalytic subunit MsrP, coding for MAAIKIPKAWEIAEQNATPEDVYLNRRQFIKKLGYSGLGAWGLAMGCFNNSPEAGAQDTSGEVRRSIPRPSPPYPVSGNSKYTVDRPITTEEIAASYNNFYEFTTDKGRVWRLAEKFETRPWEIEVTGHVHKKRTFDIDDLIKLFPLEERVYRFRCVEAWSMTVPWIGFPFKKFIDEVQPTSNAKYVRMVTFLRPEQAIGQKTQSWYPWPYYEGLTMAEAMNELTMMVTGIYGHALPTQHGAPIRCITPWKYGYKSIKSIVKIEFVSEQPKTFWNDLAPNEYGFFSNVNPKVPHPRWSQATERVIDTGKRIPTLPYNGYGEFVANLYKS